From a single Hevea brasiliensis isolate MT/VB/25A 57/8 unplaced genomic scaffold, ASM3005281v1 Scaf1, whole genome shotgun sequence genomic region:
- the LOC110650048 gene encoding arginine decarboxylase — MPALACCVDAALAPPGYAFHAGDSSLPSPVQFSGVPPAPTTTPTASIENSPSHWSPSLSSALYKIDAWGAPYFSVNHSGNIAVRPYGTDTLAHQEIDLLKIVRKVSDPKSVGGLGLQLPLIVRLPDVLKNRLESLQSAFNFAIQSQGYEAHYQGVYPVKCNQDRFVVEDIVRFGSPFRFGLEAGSKPELLLAMSCLCKGNPEALLVCNGFKDGEYISLALLARKLALNTVIVLEQEEELDLVLALSRKMSVRPVIGVRAKLRTKHSGHFGSTSGEKGKFGLTTTQILRVVKRLEEAAMLDCLQLLHIHIGSQIPSTALLADGVGEAAQIYCELVRLGAHMQVLDIGGGLGIDYDGSKSGNSDLSVAYGLEEYSLAVVQAVKFVCDRKNIKHPVLCSESGRAIVSHHSILIFEAVSASVSSAASMTYAGCQYFIEGLTEDARSDYRNLSAAVVRGEHDTCLLYAEQLKQRCVDHFKEGSIGMEQLAAVDGFCELVGKVIGLSEPVRTYHVNLSVFTSIPDFWGIGQLFPIVPIHRLEERPAVRGILSDLTCDSDGKIDKFIGGESSLPLHEFEGGGRYYLGMFLGGAYEEALGGVHNLFGGPSVVRVSQSDGPHSFSVTRAVPGPSCGDVLRVMQHEPELMFETLKHRAEEFCHHDEDSDDGGDSDHGIGNAALASSLARFFHNMPYLVASCSLTALNNGGFYYCNEDAADSAGGDEDQWSYCCA; from the coding sequence ATGCCGGCCCTGGCTTGTTGCGTAGATGCTGCCCTTGCGCCTCCCGGCTACGCTTTTCATGCAGGGGATAGCTCCCTTCCGTCGCCGGTCCAATTTTCCGGCGTACCTCCGGCACCAACCACCACCCCCACTGCCTCCATCGAAAACTCTCCTTCCCATTGGTCACCTTCCCTCTCTTCTGCACTCTACAAGATAGACGCTTGGGGTGCTCCTTACTTTTCTGTCAACCACTCCGGCAACATTGCCGTACGTCCTTATGGGACTGACACCCTGGCTCACCAGGAAATCGATCTCTTAAAGATCGTGAGGAAAGTTTCGGATCCGAAATCCGTGGGCGGGCTTGGTTTGCAGCTGCCCCTCATTGTTCGCTTGCCTGATGTGCTGAAGAACCGGCTTGAGTCTCTGCAATCAGCTTTCAATTTTGCAATCCAGTCTCAAGGCTATGAGGCTCATTATCAAGGTGTTTATCCGGTGAAATGTAACCAGGACCGTTTTGTTGTTGAGGACATCGTGAGATTCGGATCTCCATTCCGGTTTGGATTGGAGGCCGGGTCGAAACCGGAGCTCCTCTTGGCTATGAGCTGCTTGTGCAAGGGAAATCCCGAAGCTCTTCTTGTTTGTAATGGATTCAAGGATGGAGAGTACATTTCCCTGGCGTTGCTAGCTAGAAAACTCGCTTTGAACACTGTGATTGTGCTTGAACAAGAAGAAGAACTTGATTTGGTCCTGGCATTGAGCAGGAAAATGTCAGTTAGGCCCGTGATTGGAGTGCGAGCCAAGCTGAGAACCAAACATTCGGGCCATTTCGGGTCCACGTCAGGCGAGAAAGGGAAATTTGGGTTAACCACGACCCAGATTTTACGGGTTGTGAAGAGGCTTGAGGAAGCAGCAATGCTTGATTGTCTCCAGCTGCTGCATATCCATATTGGATCTCAGATTCCCTCTACTGCCTTACTTGCCGATGGTGTAGGCGAGGCTGCGCAGATCTACTGCGAATTAGTCCGTCTCGGTGCCCACATGCAAGTACTCGACATTGGAGGTGGGTTGGGTATCGACTACGATGGATCCAAATCTGGTAATTCAGATCTCTCTGTGGCTTACGGGCTCGAAGAGTACTCTCTAGCTGTTGTCCAAGCTGTTAAGTTTGTTTGTGACCGCAAGAACATTAAGCATCCGGTGCTTTGCAGCGAGAGCGGCCGGGCTATCGTTTCTCATCACTCTATCTTGATATTTGAGGCCGTCTCTGCAAGCGTGTCTAGTGCTGCATCAATGACTTATGCTGGGTGTCAGTATTTTATTGAGGGGCTTACTGAGGATGCTCGTTCGGATTACAGAAATTTATCAGCTGCAGTGGTGAGAGGCGAGCATGACACCTGCTTGCTTTATGCTGAACAATTGAAACAAAGATGTGTTGATCATTTCAAAGAAGGTAGTATTGGTATGGAACAATTAGCTGCTGTTGATGGGTTTTGTGAATTGGTGGGTAAAGTAATTGGATTATCTGAGCCAGTTCGCACTTATCATGTGAATCTGTCAGTTTTCACCTCAATTCCTGATTTCTGGGGGATTGGGCAGTTGTTTCCTATCGTCCCAATTCATCGACTAGAGGAGAGGCCAGCAGTGAGAGGGATTTTGTCTGATTTAACATGTGACAGTGATGGGAAGATTGACAAATTCATTGGCGGTGAGTCAAGCTTGCCGCTGCATGAATTTGAAGGCGGTGGGCGGTACTACTTGGGGATGTTTTTGGGCGGGGCTTACGAGGAGGCGCTCGGTGGAGTTCACAACCTGTTCGGTGGCCCAAGCGTTGTGCGGGTTTCGCAGAGTGATGGACCGCACAGCTTTTCGGTGACTCGCGCCGTGCCGGGCCCGTCTTGTGGTGATGTCCTCCGGGTTATGCAGCACGAGCCTGAGCTTATGTTCGAGACTCTCAAGCACCGTGCTGAAGAATTCTGCCACCATGATGAAGACAGTGATGATGGCGGCGATAGTGATCATGGTATTGGCAATGCTGCTTTAGCTAGCAGTCTAGCTCGATTCTTCCACAACATGCCTTATCTGGTGGCTTCATGTTCATTGACTGCTTTGAATAATGGTGGTTTCTACTATTGCAATGAGGATGCTGCTGATTCGGCTGGTGGTGATGAGGACCAGTGGTCCTATTGCTGTGcttga